GAGAATACTCAGGCGCTATTGTCCCGGATTCAAGCTGCACGTGAAAAAGAAAGGTGGCAAGAGAAAGCCCGTCAAACTTGAGGGGGATATCAAGATTCGCAACGGGCGGTACGGCTTGAAGATCGTCATTCCCGATAAGTATCCATACACCATGCCGCGAATCCGTTCTTCTGGTTGGAACCCTTCTGATGCTCCACACAGATACAGCGACGGAAGCCTCTGTATAATGCAGTCCAAGCAATGGAATATCTCGTATTCTCTTGCATTGGTGGTCAAGAAAGCGACACTATGGATCCACAAGTATCTCAAATGGAAACGTACACGAAGGTGGCCAGGGAGGGCACAGGATTGAGGTGATTAGCCATGGACTATGACAGAATCAACTACATACTCTCCCCAGAGGAGCTCCAAGACAAACGCATCCTGATTGTAGGTGTAGGCAGTGGTGGGGCCCCAATAGTACAGCACCTCACAATGAATGGGATTCAACATTGGACGCTGTTTGATCCAGACACTTTCGATGAAGTGAATCTGGTAAAGCATCCAGCCAGACGCAAGGAACTCGGACAGTTGAAAGTCCATATCATGAGTGAATGGATTACAGATAGGAACCCGAGTGCAAACGTAAGAGATTATCCAGTCGACATAATGGAAAGCCCCGACTTTGAAATGGAAGTGGAAGAAGCAGACTTTGTTCTTTCGGCCTCCGATAGTTTCCCCGTCAGACAATATGTTAATCGAGTCTGTGTCAACAAGTCAACTAGTTGCGTTACAGCGAATGTTTTTCGGACAGGGGTAGGTGGGGAAATCTACTCGTATATCCCGGAGGAAACAGGTTGCTTCCAGTGCCTGTGCTTGGTGAGCGCGAAGCAAGGCTGGAATGATATCGAGGATTCCATCGAAATCACAGATGATGAGAAGGAGAAGATCTACGGACTCAATCAAGAGGAGTACAAAGCATCAGGCCTCTCCATGGACATTGCAATCATTTCAGCTATAGCCGCGAAGCGAGCGCTCCGTCTTTTGCTTGAGAACCCAAATCCTCGATTCTATCCACAAGATAAGGCCAATTACGTGGTCTTCTACTTGCGAAAAACAGGCGACAATCCAGGTTTGTCCAGCCAGAGGTATTTCATCTCCCAGCAGGAGGATTGTTTCTGCGGAGCAGATTGACATCGCTTTGCGTTGTCAAATGCAGGCCTACACGAGACCAGCAACTTATGGAGGAAATTGAAACATGATGAGAAGCAATAGAAAGCCAATCTATCTCGGTGAAAGAATGGAACTGAAAACAATCCTTGGATTATCAGAAATAGTGGTTGGGCGCAAGCTTCTGGAGAGGATTCTGAAAGCGATAAGAGAAACATCAGACGTGGAAGAGGGCGGCGTCCTCATCGGTTATCTGGAGCAAGAACAGCCGAGCTCGCTACCGTCACATGAATTCAGCTCGAAGAGAATGGAAGCAGTGAACTTTATCACAAGCGGTCCAAGGGCAAGAAAGTCAGCGTGTAGCCTACATTCAGACCTAGATTACCAGGAAGCTAAATTCCAGTCCCTCTATCAGATAGATGACAATCTCCAGCATCTGGGAAGCTGGCACAGTCATAGCCCAAACGGCCTTAGCACTCTCAGTCATGGAGACATTCGATCATACAGGAACATCCTGTCCTCACCTAGGCACAAACATGACTACTATCTTTCTTTGCTCGCCATCGATGTTCCACAGTCATTTCAGGAGTTCTTGGCTAGTCCTTCGAGATTCATGAAAATCTTTGTTCTCTTCAAAGGATTTCCGACACGCGCATTCGAAGTCGGCTGGGAATGCATAACTGTTCAGACCGTTGATAACACCTTCTCAAGATATTTGGCTCCTGTAAGCTTTGAATCTGAGTCAGCCAGAACTCAGGAGAGATACGACGAAAGAAGACCGTGGTATAAGACACAAGAAGGCAAAAGAACACTAAAACAAGATACTCGTTTCTTCAATTGCATCGAACAAGAGATGCTAGGTCTTGAGCGGGGGGCCGTGTATAGGCGAAACCAAAGTGGGGTCCCTTATCTCGTGCGGACGTTCAGCTACTACAACATCAACCTAGAGTATCACTATCCAAGTCTTAGCGGTCGGCAAGGAGTGTCTATGATTGCAATCCCAGAAAACAAGGGTAACAAGTCCGCGTCAGGAGATCCTTCAATCAGGATATCCGTCAAGCCACTAGCCGTTAGATTTCGCTTCATCCAGCTTTTCATTGACAATGTCAAGAAGCTAGCTATGATGGAAGAGATAGACCTACCCTAATAGTTTCCTCTGGAACTGCAACTGTTGCAGCTTAGTTTTCCACTTTCACGCTTCTATCCTATTAGTATACCATCCATACCAAGTATTGCGTGTTTCATAATGACTGTCTCGGAGACCATCTTCAACGGGGAGAGCGATGCAGTGCTTGTAGGGCAGGGAGATGTACCAATCCAGAGACTTCGCATGAACATTACGGAATACTGCAATTTCAACTGTTTCTTCTGTCACAATGAAGGGTTGTCCGCACAAGAAACCCAGAACATGAGCGTCTCCGAGATTGCAAATCTTGTTCGTGTTGCTGCGAATCTGGGCATAACCGAGGTCAAATTGCTTGGCGGCGAAGCGCTCATGCGTCCTGATTTGGAAGAGATTGTCTCGGCGATTTCACCCTTTGTAGACGAGGTCTCCTTGACGACAAATGGATGCGGATTTGTATCTAGGGCTGAGAATCTGCAGCAGGCAGGACTGGACAGGGTAAACATCAGCCTTCACTCTACCAATGCAAGAACATTTGAAAGGATAACCAACGTTGATGCACGCGATAGGGTCATCGACGCAATCCAAACAGCTATTGAGCTTGGTCTTGAGCCAGTGAAACTCGACAGGGTCATGCTTCGTGGCATCAATGTGGCAGACACGTTTGGTTATCTCGACTGGTGTGTAGATATGGAAGTAGATGTGAAATTGCTCGAGCTCTCTCCTTCTTCAACAGTCTCTAGTGAGGAGTTCCGTTCGCTCTTTCTCAACCTCAATGACTATAGAGAGGAAATCATCAACTACAGCCAGAGTAGAGGATGGACATTCGATAGTACCGGCGACGGATACGTGATACACACAGACAGCGGGGACATGACAGTTGAACTGTTGCGGCTATGCAATGACACTTCAACCTGCACAGCTCGTGGCAGTTTGCAGGTGACTGCCGATGGCCATCTGAAACCATGCTTCTGGCGTAACGATAACCTCGTTGCCTGCCGAGAAGCATTGAGAGAAGGTAACGATGCTGCAATCGAAGAAGCCCTGAGAACAGCGGCTTCTAGGGTACGGAGTACCTGCAATTTCTTCGAGCGGTAGGAGGAGAGACACCATGTCAATCCAATCACCACAATCAGCATTCATCTCCAAGTATCTAGTGGGTAAACCGTTTAATACTATCATCCAATTGCAAGAACAGACTGTATGGAGGTTGTGAGGTCTTGGCGTCATATTTCATGATGGTCGGTGTAACTCCACAAGCGTGCGCAAATTCATTGGCATGGTACCTCAGACTAGGGATGGAACCAGAGATATCCGATGTCTATTTCATGACATCGCAAGATGAAGGAGAACCCTCTGAAGAAGGCAAGCAGTACATCAAAGAAGTGCATAAGCTCAGCAAGGAAATAGCACCTAGATTGGCTGCGGAAGCTTTTGAGAAAATCACATTCGACACGGAAGACATCATCTGGATCCCTGAAGCAGATCTTCCTGTTGCAACACGGCTCATTGCAGAAGGAATCCTAGACAGGTGCCCGGATGACGAGATTGTGATTGATATCACCGCGGGTCGAAAGATTATGGCCAGCAGTGCAGTGGTCGCAGCATTGCACCTCTATCACAGCTGCGACATCGATGTCAAATTGACGTATTATCTGCTCAAGGAGTTCAGCAGGCAGAATCTCAAGAAGAAGGCCTATGAATTAGGTTTGGATGAGGCTGAGACAATCATGATCGACATTGATGATTTGGACGCAGAGCTCAGAGAAATCCCGGTGAAACAAGATGAAACCTAAAACCCTCACAGATGTCATGAACACTCTCTACTCCGAGAGCAGGATCTGGAACATCCGTGGATGGAATGAATCCAACGGTCGAGCTATTCAGCTGTCTCTCGACTTCGACGCCAAGAAAATCAATCGTGAACAGGAAATCTCGACAATGGACATCGCGCAGATTGCCTGGCGCGCCGGCATGATTCCTTCAAAAAATGATGATGAGTTGACCGGCTGCATAGATGAAGCTCTGGAGAATCCTGGAAACAGGACAGTTGCCATTTCTCTTGATACTAACCTAGTAATCGCACGGTTCTATCCAAACTATATGCGGATGCACCATCCTCAACCATATGACTACGTACCACATTTCTTGGTTGTTCCTGCGGGAGTAGACCACGAGCTACACTACCAGATGAGCAACACGTTTCGGAGGGGAGATCCATTCCTTGCAGCGATGGAGGACGAGTACAAGAGAGATTCAGAGTCCTATAGACTCCTCACGGGCCAGTACACGGAACCCGATATTCAAAGTAATAGAGAACCGCTTCTCCGGGTCGCTTCGAAAAGGGGTAGAATTGGTATCAAGGGCTTACGAGAAATGAGACGCCTTCAGGAGGAACATCGAGTTATCATAAGTATGCCTGCTCATCTTTACTATTCAGAACGGATTCAATCGGAAGGCAAATTCGTCGATGCGATTTTTGACAGTCTTATCCGGTATGAAACGCAATTCTTGCAAAAGAACACCAACTCGAGGATCATATTTCTTACAGCAGACAAGCACCAGTACAACAGCGCGACGAATGATGGAATGGAATGCCGATACGTCAAGCAGCCAACAAGCGGGAGCGCGTGGAGCGTAATCGAGAAGTCTAGGTTCACTACCTCATATATGGGAAAATTCCTCGAAGAGATGTGCGTCTATTCGCCGTATATAGAAGTAACGGCAGGAGACATGAAAGTGTACTTGGCAAGCGCGTGGGAAGCAATGGGGCATGAGGAAAGCAGGCTAGGGAAGCTCAAGTGTATCATCGATGGGAGCCTCTTGACCTTGGATATTGGGTGATGATCTGTCTCGCTTCGTGATGACAACCTAATAGTGATTGACTCGCCAAGTCTCGATTGCCAGCACAAGCTTCCTGACATCGCGCAACAATCGTCGAGCATTCTTCTTGTCAACACTTCTGCCACTGGAATGGGCGGCCTTGTTTCTATTTCTTCTCACATCATGAGCACTATCCCATAGCTGTTTGAACTGGGAATTACTCATACCAAGCTTTCCACCGTTGAAATACTCCTGGGCGGTCTTCATATCTCTGCCCAGACCACCGCCAAAATGGCGTCTCCACATAGTCAGTCGCGTCCAAAGCGAGAAACGGTGTCTACTCCCTTCTATCCCCTTCAGAGCTTTCTCAATGCTTTTGGCGAGAGCTATGTAAAAGCCTTTCCAATCTTTGTGGTTTAGCTTGTTTTCTGCCTGTCCTAATAATGATTTATCAATACTATTTCCGGGATCCCTACATTTGTGCGCATTCCTAGGTATATCAGGAACTAGAAACTTGGGCGCTTTCACTAATGAGTGGAATAGAATTACATTCAGCAGTATGCCAAAAACAAGGTCCGCTGGCAGTCCGTCATTCAACCCGTATCCGAGTATGCCGAGTGTTGTGAACAGGGGAATCAAGGCAATTACTAGATTCAATCTGCGCAGGTCTTCGTGTCGTCTGTAATCCGTGCCTAGATAGATCATCAGCACTACGTAGATTAGTCCGAATATCAGAGCCAGGTAGAACAGGTACTCTAGCCAGGGAAGTGTTGCTAGCTGTGCCAAAGTACACGGTCCTAGAAGAACATAGCAGAGTATTGGACCAATTGAACCTATTACCGCTTCGCCTGTAACAAAGAAGACCCATGCTACTGTGAGATCATCGCCCACATGACTACCCCAACACTTTCTCTTTTTGGGGAATAATAAGGGATTCCCGTATCGCCCCCGTTCTTCTGTAATCTAGAACTGCCATTCCATCGCGTCATCTTCGAAAGCTTATGGAGCAGAGCTGTTCTGAGGGCACGATTCCTATTCGCTTCGCATAGGGTGAAACTTTCCACCTATCCCCTTAAGTGATTAGCAATCGTCTCCTTCTCACAGGTGGTATGAATAACATGGGTGACGAAGATGTCGTGTTTATTGACGAAGAGGGCAATGTGATAGAATCAAACGTCGTTGATGAATCTACTGACAAGGAGAAGGGTGCAACAACAGCAATCAGGGACAACCTGGGCGAGTTCGAAGAGAATCTCTAGTGTGCAGATACTGTTTCTCTTCGTGCTACCCCCTTCTTGATATCATAAACGTATGAGGGGAATCCCAATCGGTCAACGTAGTCCGATTGTATTCATCTCGCCAAATAGTGGCTGAGAAAACTCGAGGTGGAGGGAGGGAAGGATGCTTGATTACGGAACGGACTACACACAAAGGGGAAAGGTCTACGGTTTCTTGATTTCGTTTCTGGTTAGCTGGGCTCTTCGATCATCCCCGGTTATCCTTACGTATCTCCTAGACTATTCTCTGCTGATTCTATACGTCTTCCCATTTTGGCTGGGATTTGACCTGCTGCTCATTTCAGTGTTTGCGGTCTACGGATGGTTCGGTGTGGGGTTGGCCGTTCTGTTTGATGCGTATCTCCGTCCCACCCTGACTATGGAACCTTTGCTTTTTGCCTTGTCAGAGCTGATAATCATATCATTGCTTATCATCAGCCATTCTCGGTTGTGGTACAATCGTATCAGCTCGAAAGTGGGTTCACTGATTGCAGCTGTAGCTATTCCGTTCTCCTCTGCACTCGTCTTATTCTGTGGACTAGTGTATGTCCTAGACATGTCCGTCTCCCCGTCCGACTGGTCCAGTCTGGCTCTAATTTGGATTGGTTCTTTCCTATCCCTCTGCGTGCTTTCTCCGTTATCCTTGAGGGTATTCGAATTACGTCACAGTACTGTCCGTCCATGGTGTTCAGCATGGCTCATGATGCTCCTAACAGGTGATTCGGGAAGAAGATCGAGACGGATGGGTGATGCAAATGGTAGACATTCACAAAGCCAGAGAGATGCCCGTAATGAAGAACCCAATGTCGTTGTTCTATGTGATCGTTGTCATGGCGAGAACAACTTGTCAAGGGATACATGCAGACACTGCGGGGTGAATCTGTGACATACAAGGGTGATACAGCCGCCATGAAAGGAGTATGGGGTTAAACTTTCAGAGCAACGTTTCAAGTATACAGGATACCACAGGTTAGGTCAGGACAGCGAAGCAGAGCTAGATGCCTGAACTCTAGCACCTAGATTGAGGGAAGCCTATGAGCACAAGCAAAGTTACCCTATATGTCACTGAGTTTGGAGCTACAC
The window above is part of the Candidatus Lokiarchaeota archaeon genome. Proteins encoded here:
- the moaA gene encoding GTP 3',8-cyclase MoaA codes for the protein MTVSETIFNGESDAVLVGQGDVPIQRLRMNITEYCNFNCFFCHNEGLSAQETQNMSVSEIANLVRVAANLGITEVKLLGGEALMRPDLEEIVSAISPFVDEVSLTTNGCGFVSRAENLQQAGLDRVNISLHSTNARTFERITNVDARDRVIDAIQTAIELGLEPVKLDRVMLRGINVADTFGYLDWCVDMEVDVKLLELSPSSTVSSEEFRSLFLNLNDYREEIINYSQSRGWTFDSTGDGYVIHTDSGDMTVELLRLCNDTSTCTARGSLQVTADGHLKPCFWRNDNLVACREALREGNDAAIEEALRTAASRVRSTCNFFER